One window of Thermodesulfobacteriota bacterium genomic DNA carries:
- a CDS encoding DsrE/DsrF/DrsH-like family protein: MDDRTGKTASIMIFHDELCQVFNGLMTALSLLRAGAKVTVFFGSRGINAVHKDKVGTLRCLPDQPEEEQKRVTARMEAMNLPMPEEMLLMLHMEGAQLLACPLNKNVFGFRDDDFVEGVRLADPATYYTDVVMPADMNLVF; encoded by the coding sequence ATGGACGATCGTACCGGAAAGACCGCATCGATCATGATCTTCCACGACGAGCTCTGTCAGGTCTTCAACGGCCTGATGACCGCCCTGAGTCTCCTGCGGGCCGGCGCCAAGGTGACGGTCTTCTTCGGCTCCCGGGGGATCAACGCCGTGCACAAGGACAAGGTCGGCACCCTGCGCTGCCTGCCTGACCAGCCCGAGGAGGAGCAGAAAAGGGTCACCGCCCGCATGGAGGCCATGAACCTGCCCATGCCAGAGGAGATGCTGCTCATGCTGCACATGGAAGGTGCCCAGCTTCTGGCCTGCCCTCTGAACAAGAATGTTTTCGGGTTCCGGGACGACGACTTTGTGGAAGGGGTTCGTCTCGCCGACCCTGCCACCTACTATACCGACGTGGTCATGCCGGCCGACATGAATCTCGTGTTCTAG